In Candidatus Obscuribacter sp., the following are encoded in one genomic region:
- a CDS encoding universal stress protein: MARDRQAQTRSSRTFCQEVRHRIEAEIPNALAHYEIREGLPRTEIINSAVDWMADAIMLGAHGKDVCPHNLLGSVSRAIVNHAPCSVEIIRPRESHKWHPTDKHTAASTT; encoded by the coding sequence ATTGCAAGAGATAGACAAGCACAGACACGAAGCAGCCGAACATTTTGTCAGGAAGTACGCCATCGCATCGAAGCCGAAATCCCCAATGCCTTAGCTCACTATGAAATTAGAGAGGGACTGCCTCGCACTGAAATAATCAACAGTGCTGTGGACTGGATGGCTGATGCCATCATGCTCGGTGCCCACGGCAAAGATGTCTGCCCTCACAACTTGCTCGGCAGTGTCTCGCGTGCCATTGTCAATCACGCTCCTTGCTCTGTGGAGATAATTCGTCCACGCGAATCGCACAAGTGGCACCCCACGGACAAACACACAGCCGCTAGCACAACATAG
- a CDS encoding WG repeat-containing protein: protein MTLPELKPLKPYGSMQMWYYRVERNFRYPIPTDFEFAYIDKTGKVVVTGPFCVANDFNKGVAVVSVGSVTMSQGKWLLPDLDPQRGVPALVDAVSGKINQCPGRIGSKFYDDLALVIVPVNDRNNRDCFKLIDKTGKFYSDQIYKDVKDYSEGLMAFHPDSNHEQWGYRDKNDKIVIEPKFFAAEPFSEGLAAVSVQTIHFGAKPKSPEFYHWYRYAYIDKTGAIKIPGPFLEARPFTSGLAAVMLDGKWVISIKQASL from the coding sequence ATGACCTTACCCGAGCTAAAACCACTAAAACCCTACGGCAGCATGCAAATGTGGTACTACCGCGTGGAGCGCAACTTTCGCTATCCTATTCCTACTGATTTTGAGTTTGCTTACATCGACAAAACTGGCAAAGTGGTTGTGACTGGACCGTTTTGCGTGGCAAACGACTTTAACAAGGGCGTCGCTGTGGTTAGTGTGGGCTCCGTCACAATGAGCCAGGGCAAATGGCTGTTGCCTGACCTTGACCCGCAACGTGGAGTCCCTGCACTCGTAGATGCTGTAAGCGGCAAAATAAATCAATGTCCAGGCAGGATTGGCAGTAAGTTTTACGATGACTTGGCACTTGTAATAGTGCCGGTAAATGACAGAAACAACAGAGACTGTTTTAAATTGATTGATAAAACAGGTAAGTTTTATAGTGATCAAATTTATAAAGACGTCAAAGACTATTCAGAAGGTTTGATGGCGTTCCACCCGGACTCAAACCACGAGCAATGGGGCTACAGGGACAAGAATGACAAAATTGTCATTGAGCCCAAGTTTTTTGCGGCAGAGCCCTTTAGCGAAGGTCTAGCGGCCGTAAGCGTGCAAACAATTCATTTTGGAGCCAAACCAAAGTCTCCTGAGTTTTATCACTGGTACCGCTACGCCTATATCGACAAAACTGGTGCCATTAAAATACCTGGACCATTTCTTGAGGCAAGACCTTTTACCAGCGGTCTAGCAGCTGTGATGCTTGACGGTAAATGGGTTATATCGATAAAACAGGCAAGTCTATAG
- a CDS encoding WG repeat-containing protein — MLVGYIDKSGKQIIPFKFKDGREFADGLAPATLDARRWGYIDTSGVFKIEPVFQRAFTFNSGRALVYIDTRKDLKPTAKDADMMLQSAMRARDHVQLNESRAVCQSIISLAPDSEAAIRAQRFLKTSLPDHDISEEVHALYMNGMMKAQMRDFAAAEKLYDKSLSQDPKFFFWRMELKPILIWSKRNTKKLKRR, encoded by the coding sequence ATGCTCGTCGGTTATATCGATAAATCAGGCAAACAAATCATCCCATTTAAATTTAAAGACGGTAGAGAATTTGCTGATGGTCTGGCTCCAGCCACTCTAGATGCGAGACGGTGGGGTTATATCGACACAAGCGGTGTCTTTAAAATAGAGCCAGTTTTTCAAAGAGCATTTACTTTTAATAGTGGCCGAGCACTGGTATACATAGATACTCGCAAAGATCTCAAACCAACTGCCAAAGACGCTGATATGATGCTGCAATCGGCTATGAGAGCGCGAGATCACGTACAACTAAATGAATCCCGTGCAGTATGTCAGTCAATAATCAGCCTTGCACCAGACAGCGAAGCGGCGATACGAGCGCAGCGCTTCCTCAAGACATCACTGCCTGATCACGACATCTCAGAAGAGGTGCATGCACTCTACATGAATGGCATGATGAAGGCACAGATGCGAGACTTTGCCGCAGCAGAAAAACTCTATGATAAATCCTTATCTCAAGATCCAAAGTTCTTTTTTTGGCGCATGGAGCTAAAGCCTATCTTAATTTGGAGCAAAAGAAATACGAAGAAGCTGAAAAGACGCTGA
- a CDS encoding tetratricopeptide repeat protein, with translation MEQKKYEEAEKTLKEGFKINPDYARGLWRLSLVYKAQGKTDLAKETLAKAKALDPEDPFFTDD, from the coding sequence TTGGAGCAAAAGAAATACGAAGAAGCTGAAAAGACGCTGAAAGAAGGTTTTAAAATAAATCCAGATTACGCCCGTGGACTGTGGCGACTATCGCTAGTTTACAAAGCTCAGGGCAAAACTGATTTAGCAAAAGAAACACTAGCCAAAGCCAAAGCACTGGATCCAGAGGACCCGTTCTTCACTGACGACTGA
- a CDS encoding DUF4253 domain-containing protein, which translates to MYKPQAKLGIRFKENGANKYSSEPRIDKLRQTLEPLGYRITDDTSIDLETKQFASKQHADKFLTDAGCQPELMHLAQQNAAKYIGIHPVLDSDYKDPQIVKNLICQATPFLIGTDSTGLDAMAKQMMDLHDAQKQITMDPKDANSISKMFIRPMMGGFGSGVMRLEPGTTVKKLGDRRWQLDTPARYTATSTIRIATVMKAPKGSTGFELVKAAGTNGINSSIDNDDVIAKLKYWDSKYGVTVLEANGDSLKIRFKNLPDDLSELCSEIFFFCSEMELSEDENRNAATMRSMARRLRETKTQSFWWD; encoded by the coding sequence GTGTACAAACCTCAAGCAAAGCTTGGTATCAGGTTTAAAGAAAATGGTGCAAATAAATACTCCAGTGAGCCTCGTATTGATAAGCTCCGCCAAACTCTAGAGCCACTTGGCTATCGCATTACCGATGATACCTCAATTGATCTCGAGACCAAACAGTTTGCAAGTAAGCAACATGCCGATAAGTTTTTGACTGACGCTGGCTGTCAGCCAGAGTTGATGCATTTGGCTCAACAAAATGCTGCAAAGTACATTGGCATCCACCCAGTCCTAGATTCTGACTATAAAGATCCGCAGATAGTTAAGAATCTTATTTGTCAGGCAACACCATTTTTAATTGGTACTGATTCAACGGGGCTGGATGCGATGGCCAAGCAGATGATGGATTTGCATGATGCCCAAAAGCAGATCACCATGGATCCAAAGGATGCAAACTCAATTTCAAAGATGTTTATTCGTCCAATGATGGGTGGTTTTGGATCCGGTGTGATGCGCCTTGAGCCTGGCACGACTGTTAAAAAACTTGGTGATCGGCGCTGGCAGCTGGATACTCCAGCTCGATATACTGCCACTAGCACAATTCGTATAGCCACTGTGATGAAGGCACCTAAAGGTAGCACTGGATTTGAGCTGGTTAAAGCTGCCGGTACAAATGGTATTAATTCATCTATCGATAATGATGATGTTATTGCCAAGTTAAAGTACTGGGATAGCAAATATGGTGTCACTGTACTTGAAGCCAACGGTGACAGTTTGAAGATTCGCTTCAAAAATCTACCAGATGATTTGAGCGAACTATGTTCTGAGATATTTTTCTTTTGTTCGGAGATGGAGTTGTCTGAAGACGAGAATCGAAACGCTGCCACTATGCGCTCCATGGCCAGGCGTTTGCGTGAGACCAAGACGCAGAGTTTTTGGTGGGATTGA